The following proteins are co-located in the Syngnathus scovelli strain Florida chromosome 21, RoL_Ssco_1.2, whole genome shotgun sequence genome:
- the mki67 gene encoding proliferation marker protein Ki-67 isoform X3: MIRKSLDVKTPQKSSATFLQTPRKSNVSTNQNTSTVAEAEVCNGEATAETKSTIVTPKSDKKRKSCPRVLVSDVVTPGTENLKCEVSSLQTDQNVNTQKLSSNDAVQQICTPTPKSPMRRRSKEVTPTQDDKVMPSPRNKNSPRTTEKGVSRKRKSEELLLDLPASRMKKKRVSFGSYLVPELFDKKLPPDTPLRKGENPRRSFCLAQAKQSLLRRASVIGLPNEAESRAKKSPRSPKTPVKNSPKGKSPSSKEPSALKKTPKPRTPSPRSTPSPRSKSPNSAQASPKEKSPSVKSPKPNTPTSGNKLETPLPKGSTKKETPTSVKRMSPRHTPQENVSQKTPQGSEKKIPSLKGRFSVSRIKTPSPIAEDAAAASDPVQSVTATPKIPLRRKSMKRKSCKTPLTNSAIKFLRRSGISRASLKATMSWADTVKFGRAKVQAPVPVRNAVTSTVMTKRIAKKMAATAQTPLRKQPGHTSTGHADSPATIVVGRAFTQKVPHPVAAAPKLIFNTAISREKMNMDEDLSGISEMFKTPSKESKRRSEVKRSSSVTAPLILDEQPGFDPSVLNTPEEPGEMAVSPLSLGSTVKVGRYNKEAVKRLLNGSQDSSFISGASSMEMMTDFAEQPSTEMKTSAVTTPKQKLQLPECLTGVKRLLKTPKQKAEPLEDLRGNLLKTPKQKKAEQQECLTGVRRIFTTPKQSEANDLQEKVLKTEVGDASFTGVVNLPETPTKALQELPTTAEEIQEPSTLTSSPAECLSASKRIMKTPKQKHAPVEGPLGIDRLMKTPKVRSEPVDEHFGIKRLMRSPRLRGTDPVEDFEGLQELMEEPAEFRDQLAGREMDVAEGTVLSVQAQDNGSAGVNHSACQTDIIKAETTEILATVPTVSCESSEVSGGTEMDTASIDLPKPKKPVRGRRAKAAEPVIVEPSQEPVVAAPVRGRRGRKVEPTEAPAEEPKAAPKPKRGRSAKKVEAASEALPEPKGLDVKELSDDHQEQMATEHHETEAINSTESLQQVETAAEEDVPVVQKKSVRGRRGKPVEEEVLSAPIRAVRKTRAQATTPTAGRQTTRSRKTKAETCDAPPEIVPEKDGVTETSETNTSQEDSKTPAENSIVKPSRGRKTKQVPVDLTEPGETLDMEQAPLPAPTNKKGRGRKVIAETVEPEELKVTSEETDSQSKPLARGTRGRNAKREKELEQTSVVAQPGTPQLTKTLRRGRKVEKNVDGENLHLVEAEAPQASEPEQISQPASAKTKRAMRKPKQATLEPPPPENQDDPIETPLKKSHRSSRAKPAEDVPISEVPEDKTEDEHKQQRGRRIKTSLKDVVKQAVPVKRVRRGLASVCEEAPKAPESASAPASVEPVKRGRRPVAKSSTELAEIDKRESSATSHSNATVQEPQKTVKWNMEVQVQEIPKRATRVVRGKRSNPRVHTETQSQSENADKTEDDLPEKAVEPQPAKRARRGAKVANESTSKVNTDETEAQPKNRRGRSAKK, encoded by the exons ATGATCAGAAAATCTCTGGACGTTAAGACCCCTCAGAAATCTTCCGCCACCTTCCTCCAGACCCCGAGAAAAAGCAATGTGTCCACAAATCAAAACACATCAACGGTGGCCGAGGCCGAAGTCTGTAATGGCGAAGCCACAGCAGAGACTAAGAGTACAATTGTCACCCCGAAGTCTGACAAAAAGCGTAAGAGTTGCCCTCGGGTTCTTGTCTCTGATGTGGTGACTCCAGGTACAGAAAATCTCAAGTGTGAAGTGAGCTCGCTGCAGACGGATCAGAATGTCAATACTCAGAAGTTGAGCAGCAATGATGCTGTTCAGCAAATTTGTACTCCAACACCCAAGTCGCCTATGAGACGTAGGAGTAAGGAAGTCACACCAACCCAGGATGACAAAGTGATGCCGAGTCCACGAAATAAAAATTCACCAAGAACTACTGAAAAAG GAGTCTCAAGAAAACGCAAAAGTGAAGAGCTTTTGCTCGATCTGCCGGCATCACGGATGAAAAAGAAACGCGTTTCTTTTGGAAGCTACCTTGTTCCCGAGTTGTTTGACAAAAAATTGCCCCCCGATACTCCCTTGCGTAAAGGCGAGAATCCAAGAAGAAGCTTCTGTCTTGCTCAAGCCAAACAATCGCTGCTGAGACGAGCGTCAGTCATCGGCCTGCCAAAT gaggcTGAAAGTCGTGCAAAGAAGAGCCCTCGATCTCCTAAAACGCCTGTCAAAAACTCTCCAAAAGGAAAATCCCCGTCCTCCAAAGAGCCATCTGCTTTAAAGAAGACTCCAAAACCCAGGACACCTTCTCCTCGTAGTACACCTTCTCCTCGTAGTAAGTCGCCAAATTCGGCCCAGGCTTCTCCAAAAGAGAAATCTCCCTCTGTGAAGTCACCAAAACCCAACACACCGACCTCCGGCAACAAATTGGAAACGCCTTTGCCCAAAGGCTCAACTAAGAAGGAAACACCCACCAGTGTGAAAAGGATGTCCCCCAGGCATACCCCTCAGGAAAATGTCAGCCAAAAAACACCCCAGGGCTCTGAAAAGAAGATTCCATCCTTGAAAGGCCGGTTTTCTGTGTCTCGCATCAAAACCCCGTCACCGattgccgaagacgccgccgccgccagtgATCCGGTGCAGTCTGTCACGGCGACGCCCAAAATCCCTTTGAGAAGGAAGAGCATGAAGAGAAAGTCATGCAAGACTCCCTTGACCAACAGTGCCATTAAATTCTTAAGAAGAAGCGGCATTTCCCGAGCATCGCTGAAAG ctacGATGTCTTGGGCTGACACTGTCAAGTTCGGCCGAGCCAAAGTTCAAGCGCCTGTGCCTGTTAGAAATGCAGTCACAAGTACTGTCATGACAAAAAGGATTGCGAAGAAGATGGCGGCCACAGCACAG ACTCCGCTGAGAAAGCAGCCGGGCCATACGAGCACCGGACACGCCGACTCGCCTGCTACCATTGTTGTGGGCCGAGCGTTCACGCAGAAAGTTCCTCACCCGGTTGCCGCTGCACCAAAACTCATCTTCAACACGGCAATCtcaagggaaaaaatgaatatGGATGAGGATTTGTCAG GAATTTCGGAAATGTTTAAAACACCTTCAAAGGAGAGCAAGAGAAGATCGGAAGTCAAGCGCAGCAGCTCCGTGACGGCTCCGTTGATACTTGATGAACAACCTGGATTTGATCCTTCTGTGTTGAACACTCCCGAGGAGCCAG GTGAGATGGCCGTGTCGCCGCTCTCTCTCGGCTCGACGGTAAAAGTGGGTCGATACAACAAAGAGGCGGTGAAACGCCTCCTTAATGGCAGTCAAGACTCCAGCTTCATCAGTGGTGCCTcatctatggagatgatgaccgATTTCGCCGAACAGCCAAGCACCGAAATGAAGACGAGTGCCGTAACGACCCCGAAGCAGAAGTTGCAGCTCCCAGAGTGTCTCACAGGTGTGAAGAGACTCCTGAAGACCCCAAAACAGAAGGCTGAACCTCTGGAGGATCTGAGAGGGAACCTCCTGAAAACACCAAAGCAGAAGAAAGCTGAGCAACAAGAATGCCTCACTGGAGTCAGAAGAATTTTCACCACTCCAAAACAGAGTGAAGCCAATGACCTACAAGAGAAAGTCCTCAAAACTGAAGTTGGCGATGCTTCCTTCACTGGGGTGGTAAACCTTCCGGAGACACCGACGAAAGCCTTGCAGGAGCTACCAACAACAGCTGAAGAAATTCAAGAGCCGTCAACTCTGACCAGCTCCCCTGCGGAATGCCTCTCGGCTAGCAAGAGAATCATGAAAACACCGAAGCAAAAACACGCTCCCGTTGAAGGCCCCCTCGGAATCGACAGGCTCATGAAGACTCCCAAAGTGCGAAGCGAACCGGTGGATGAGCACTTTGGCATCAAGCGGCTCATGAGGTCACCCAGACTGCGGGGTACTGATCCCGTGGAGGACTTTGAGGGGCTTCAAGAGCTCATGGAGGAACCTGCTGAG TTTAGAGATCAGCTTGCGGGTCGTGAGATGGACGTAGCAGAAGGTACGGTACTTTCTGTCCAAGCACAGGACAACGGTTCAGCAGGTGTGAACCATAGCGCTTGTCAAACGGACATCATAAAAG CAGAAACAACTGAGATTTTAGCAACGGTTCCAACCGTTAGTTGCGAGTCTTCTGAAGTTTCCGGAGGGACGGAAATGGACACGGCCTCCATCGATTTACCCAAACCCAAGAAACCCGTCCGTGGCAGAAGAGCCAAAGCGGCAGAACCGGTGATAGTGGAACCATCTCAGGAACCAGTTGTCGCTGCTCCTGTCAGAGGAAGAAGGGGGAGAAAAGTAGAGCCAACTGAAGCACCCGCTGAAGAACCGAAAGCTGCCCCCAAGCCTAAAAGAGGAAGATCTGCTAAAAAAGTTGAGGCTGCTTCCGAAGCTTTGCCAGAGCCCAAAG GTTTAGATGTCAAGGAACTTAGTGATGaccaccaggagcagatggcaaCTGAACACCATGAAACGgaagccataaattccacagagAGTTTGCAACAAGTGGAGACTGCAGCAGAGGAAGACGTCCCTGTTGTTCAAAAGAAGTCTGTTCGGGGGAGAAGAGGCAAACCGGTGGAGGAAGAGGTCCTCTCTGCTCCAATCAGAGCCGTAAGAAAGACGAGAGCTCAAGCAACCACGCCGACCGCGGGGAGGCAAACTACCAGAAGTAGGAAGACAAAGGCAGAAACTTGTGACGCTCCGCCTGAAATAGTGCCAGAGAAAGATGGGGTGACCGAAACTTCAGAAACTAACACCAGCCAAGAGGATTCCAAGACTCCCGCAGAGAACTCGATCGTGAAGCCTAGCCGGGGCAGGAAAACGAAGCAAGTGCCCGTTGATCTAACCGAGCCAGGAGAAACACTTGACATGGAACAAGCTCCGCTACCAGCACCCACGAACAAAAAAGGAAGAGGCCGGAAAGTCATCGCTGAGACGGTTGAGCCAGAGGAACTCAAAGTCACCTCTGAGGAAACAGATAGTCAGTCCAAGCCTCTTGCCAGAGGAACCAGAGGACGGAACGCCAAGCGCGAAAAAGAGCTCGAGCAGACTTCCGTGGTAGCACAGCCTGGAACCCCGCAGCTTACAAAAACTTTGAGGAGAGGCAGAAAGGTTGAGAAAAATGTTGATGGAGAAAATCTTCACCTAGTTGAAGCAGAAGCGCCACAGGCTTCTGAACCAGAGCAGATAAGTCAACCTGcttctgcaaaaacaaaacgAGCCATGCGAAAACCAAAGCAAGCGACACTTGAGCCTCCTCCCCCAGAGAACCAAGATGACCCAATTGAGACACCACTCAAAAAATCCCACAGAAGCAGCAGAGCAAAACCTGCCGAAGATGTTCCTATCTCAGAGGTGCCAGAAGATAAAACGGAAGATGAACACAAGCAACAAAGGGGGAGAAGAATAAAAACCAGTTTGAAAGATGTCGTGAAACAAGCCGTTCCGGTTAAGAGAGTGCGACGAGGGCTGGCCTCTGTCTGCGAGGAGGCCCCAAAAGCTCCAGAGTCAGCTTCAGCTCCAGCTTCAGTAGAACCAGTCAAAAGGGGGAGACGGCCAGTTGCTAAATCCTCAACAGAATTGGCTGAAATCGACAAAAGAGAGTCAAGTGCCACCAGCCATTCAAACGCCACTGTGCAAGAACCACAAAAAACAGTGAAATGGAACATGGAGGTCCAAGTCCAAGAGATCCCTAAAAGAGCCACGAGAGTAGTCAGAGGCAAGAGGTCAAACCCTCGTGTGCACACTGAGACGCAAAGCCAGTCTGAAAATGCAGATAAAACTGAAGATGACCTCCCAGAAAAAGCAGTGGAGCCTCAGCCTGCCAAGAGAGCTCGGCGAGGGGCAAAGGTCGCAAATGAGTCCACCAGCAAGGTCAACACTGATGAGACGGAGGCTCAGCCGAAAAACAGGAGAGGAAGATCAGCTAAGAAATGA
- the mki67 gene encoding proliferation marker protein Ki-67 isoform X2, with product MPLHGKIVVVKRTGGDGTEFPLTASCLFGRKADCDIRIQLPQVSKEHCRIDLNENKEVILTNLSSVNPTRINGEALQKPERLKGGDVITIVDRSFRFEYPPPPTPKKFAKGSKPGTPNPHLKDGTNRGIQQAKGEDPKGDGKVQQSKTASPFSDLYQMIRKSLDVKTPQKSSATFLQTPRKSNVSTNQNTSTVAEAEVCNGEATAETKSTIVTPKSDKKRKSCPRVLVSDVVTPGTENLKCEVSSLQTDQNVNTQKLSSNDAVQQICTPTPKSPMRRRSKEVTPTQDDKVMPSPRNKNSPRTTEKGVSRKRKSEELLLDLPASRMKKKRVSFGSYLVPELFDKKLPPDTPLRKGENPRRSFCLAQAKQSLLRRASVIGLPNEAESRAKKSPRSPKTPVKNSPKGKSPSSKEPSALKKTPKPRTPSPRSTPSPRSKSPNSAQASPKEKSPSVKSPKPNTPTSGNKLETPLPKGSTKKETPTSVKRMSPRHTPQENVSQKTPQGSEKKIPSLKGRFSVSRIKTPSPIAEDAAAASDPVQSVTATPKIPLRRKSMKRKSCKTPLTNSAIKFLRRSGISRASLKATMSWADTVKFGRAKVQAPVPVRNAVTSTVMTKRIAKKMAATAQTPLRKQPGHTSTGHADSPATIVVGRAFTQKVPHPVAAAPKLIFNTAISREKMNMDEDLSGISEMFKTPSKESKRRSEVKRSSSVTAPLILDEQPGFDPSVLNTPEEPGEMAVSPLSLGSTVKVGRYNKEAVKRLLNGSQDSSFISGASSMEMMTDFAEQPSTEMKTSAVTTPKQKLQLPECLTGVKRLLKTPKQKAEPLEDLRGNLLKTPKQKKAEQQECLTGVRRIFTTPKQSEANDLQEKVLKTEVGDASFTGVVNLPETPTKALQELPTTAEEIQEPSTLTSSPAECLSASKRIMKTPKQKHAPVEGPLGIDRLMKTPKVRSEPVDEHFGIKRLMRSPRLRGTDPVEDFEGLQELMEEPAEFRDQLAGREMDVAEGTVLSVQAQDNGSAGVNHSACQTDIIKETTEILATVPTVSCESSEVSGGTEMDTASIDLPKPKKPVRGRRAKAAEPVIVEPSQEPVVAAPVRGRRGRKVEPTEAPAEEPKAAPKPKRGRSAKKVEAASEALPEPKGLDVKELSDDHQEQMATEHHETEAINSTESLQQVETAAEEDVPVVQKKSVRGRRGKPVEEEVLSAPIRAVRKTRAQATTPTAGRQTTRSRKTKAETCDAPPEIVPEKDGVTETSETNTSQEDSKTPAENSIVKPSRGRKTKQVPVDLTEPGETLDMEQAPLPAPTNKKGRGRKVIAETVEPEELKVTSEETDSQSKPLARGTRGRNAKREKELEQTSVVAQPGTPQLTKTLRRGRKVEKNVDGENLHLVEAEAPQASEPEQISQPASAKTKRAMRKPKQATLEPPPPENQDDPIETPLKKSHRSSRAKPAEDVPISEVPEDKTEDEHKQQRGRRIKTSLKDVVKQAVPVKRVRRGLASVCEEAPKAPESASAPASVEPVKRGRRPVAKSSTELAEIDKRESSATSHSNATVQEPQKTVKWNMEVQVQEIPKRATRVVRGKRSNPRVHTETQSQSENADKTEDDLPEKAVEPQPAKRARRGAKVANESTSKVNTDETEAQPKNRRGRSAKK from the exons ATGCCACTGCATGGAAAGATAGTCGTGGTTAAGCGGACTGGAGGAGATGGCACTGAATTTCCTCTTACTGCATCGTGCTTGTTTGGAAG GAAAGCTGACTGTGATATTCGTATTCAGCTTCCCCAAGTTTCTAAGGAACACTgcagaattgatttgaatgaaaataAAGAG GTTATTTTAACTAATCTGAGCTCAGTGAACCCGACCCGTATCAATGGGGAGGCGCTACAAAAGCCTGAGCGTTTAAAGGGTGGAGATGTCATAACCATTGTTGATCGTTCTTTCAG GTTTGAATACCCTCCGCCTCCCACACCGAAGAAATTTGCCAAAGGGAGCAAACCCGGAACCCCCAACCCCCATCTAAAAGATGGAACCAACCGCGGCATCCAGCAGGCTAAGGGGGAGGACCCCAAGGGAGATGGTAAAGTGCAGCAAAGCAAGACGGCATCTCCTTTTAGTGATCTCTATCAAATGATCAGAAAATCTCTGGACGTTAAGACCCCTCAGAAATCTTCCGCCACCTTCCTCCAGACCCCGAGAAAAAGCAATGTGTCCACAAATCAAAACACATCAACGGTGGCCGAGGCCGAAGTCTGTAATGGCGAAGCCACAGCAGAGACTAAGAGTACAATTGTCACCCCGAAGTCTGACAAAAAGCGTAAGAGTTGCCCTCGGGTTCTTGTCTCTGATGTGGTGACTCCAGGTACAGAAAATCTCAAGTGTGAAGTGAGCTCGCTGCAGACGGATCAGAATGTCAATACTCAGAAGTTGAGCAGCAATGATGCTGTTCAGCAAATTTGTACTCCAACACCCAAGTCGCCTATGAGACGTAGGAGTAAGGAAGTCACACCAACCCAGGATGACAAAGTGATGCCGAGTCCACGAAATAAAAATTCACCAAGAACTACTGAAAAAG GAGTCTCAAGAAAACGCAAAAGTGAAGAGCTTTTGCTCGATCTGCCGGCATCACGGATGAAAAAGAAACGCGTTTCTTTTGGAAGCTACCTTGTTCCCGAGTTGTTTGACAAAAAATTGCCCCCCGATACTCCCTTGCGTAAAGGCGAGAATCCAAGAAGAAGCTTCTGTCTTGCTCAAGCCAAACAATCGCTGCTGAGACGAGCGTCAGTCATCGGCCTGCCAAAT gaggcTGAAAGTCGTGCAAAGAAGAGCCCTCGATCTCCTAAAACGCCTGTCAAAAACTCTCCAAAAGGAAAATCCCCGTCCTCCAAAGAGCCATCTGCTTTAAAGAAGACTCCAAAACCCAGGACACCTTCTCCTCGTAGTACACCTTCTCCTCGTAGTAAGTCGCCAAATTCGGCCCAGGCTTCTCCAAAAGAGAAATCTCCCTCTGTGAAGTCACCAAAACCCAACACACCGACCTCCGGCAACAAATTGGAAACGCCTTTGCCCAAAGGCTCAACTAAGAAGGAAACACCCACCAGTGTGAAAAGGATGTCCCCCAGGCATACCCCTCAGGAAAATGTCAGCCAAAAAACACCCCAGGGCTCTGAAAAGAAGATTCCATCCTTGAAAGGCCGGTTTTCTGTGTCTCGCATCAAAACCCCGTCACCGattgccgaagacgccgccgccgccagtgATCCGGTGCAGTCTGTCACGGCGACGCCCAAAATCCCTTTGAGAAGGAAGAGCATGAAGAGAAAGTCATGCAAGACTCCCTTGACCAACAGTGCCATTAAATTCTTAAGAAGAAGCGGCATTTCCCGAGCATCGCTGAAAG ctacGATGTCTTGGGCTGACACTGTCAAGTTCGGCCGAGCCAAAGTTCAAGCGCCTGTGCCTGTTAGAAATGCAGTCACAAGTACTGTCATGACAAAAAGGATTGCGAAGAAGATGGCGGCCACAGCACAG ACTCCGCTGAGAAAGCAGCCGGGCCATACGAGCACCGGACACGCCGACTCGCCTGCTACCATTGTTGTGGGCCGAGCGTTCACGCAGAAAGTTCCTCACCCGGTTGCCGCTGCACCAAAACTCATCTTCAACACGGCAATCtcaagggaaaaaatgaatatGGATGAGGATTTGTCAG GAATTTCGGAAATGTTTAAAACACCTTCAAAGGAGAGCAAGAGAAGATCGGAAGTCAAGCGCAGCAGCTCCGTGACGGCTCCGTTGATACTTGATGAACAACCTGGATTTGATCCTTCTGTGTTGAACACTCCCGAGGAGCCAG GTGAGATGGCCGTGTCGCCGCTCTCTCTCGGCTCGACGGTAAAAGTGGGTCGATACAACAAAGAGGCGGTGAAACGCCTCCTTAATGGCAGTCAAGACTCCAGCTTCATCAGTGGTGCCTcatctatggagatgatgaccgATTTCGCCGAACAGCCAAGCACCGAAATGAAGACGAGTGCCGTAACGACCCCGAAGCAGAAGTTGCAGCTCCCAGAGTGTCTCACAGGTGTGAAGAGACTCCTGAAGACCCCAAAACAGAAGGCTGAACCTCTGGAGGATCTGAGAGGGAACCTCCTGAAAACACCAAAGCAGAAGAAAGCTGAGCAACAAGAATGCCTCACTGGAGTCAGAAGAATTTTCACCACTCCAAAACAGAGTGAAGCCAATGACCTACAAGAGAAAGTCCTCAAAACTGAAGTTGGCGATGCTTCCTTCACTGGGGTGGTAAACCTTCCGGAGACACCGACGAAAGCCTTGCAGGAGCTACCAACAACAGCTGAAGAAATTCAAGAGCCGTCAACTCTGACCAGCTCCCCTGCGGAATGCCTCTCGGCTAGCAAGAGAATCATGAAAACACCGAAGCAAAAACACGCTCCCGTTGAAGGCCCCCTCGGAATCGACAGGCTCATGAAGACTCCCAAAGTGCGAAGCGAACCGGTGGATGAGCACTTTGGCATCAAGCGGCTCATGAGGTCACCCAGACTGCGGGGTACTGATCCCGTGGAGGACTTTGAGGGGCTTCAAGAGCTCATGGAGGAACCTGCTGAG TTTAGAGATCAGCTTGCGGGTCGTGAGATGGACGTAGCAGAAGGTACGGTACTTTCTGTCCAAGCACAGGACAACGGTTCAGCAGGTGTGAACCATAGCGCTTGTCAAACGGACATCATAAAAG AAACAACTGAGATTTTAGCAACGGTTCCAACCGTTAGTTGCGAGTCTTCTGAAGTTTCCGGAGGGACGGAAATGGACACGGCCTCCATCGATTTACCCAAACCCAAGAAACCCGTCCGTGGCAGAAGAGCCAAAGCGGCAGAACCGGTGATAGTGGAACCATCTCAGGAACCAGTTGTCGCTGCTCCTGTCAGAGGAAGAAGGGGGAGAAAAGTAGAGCCAACTGAAGCACCCGCTGAAGAACCGAAAGCTGCCCCCAAGCCTAAAAGAGGAAGATCTGCTAAAAAAGTTGAGGCTGCTTCCGAAGCTTTGCCAGAGCCCAAAG GTTTAGATGTCAAGGAACTTAGTGATGaccaccaggagcagatggcaaCTGAACACCATGAAACGgaagccataaattccacagagAGTTTGCAACAAGTGGAGACTGCAGCAGAGGAAGACGTCCCTGTTGTTCAAAAGAAGTCTGTTCGGGGGAGAAGAGGCAAACCGGTGGAGGAAGAGGTCCTCTCTGCTCCAATCAGAGCCGTAAGAAAGACGAGAGCTCAAGCAACCACGCCGACCGCGGGGAGGCAAACTACCAGAAGTAGGAAGACAAAGGCAGAAACTTGTGACGCTCCGCCTGAAATAGTGCCAGAGAAAGATGGGGTGACCGAAACTTCAGAAACTAACACCAGCCAAGAGGATTCCAAGACTCCCGCAGAGAACTCGATCGTGAAGCCTAGCCGGGGCAGGAAAACGAAGCAAGTGCCCGTTGATCTAACCGAGCCAGGAGAAACACTTGACATGGAACAAGCTCCGCTACCAGCACCCACGAACAAAAAAGGAAGAGGCCGGAAAGTCATCGCTGAGACGGTTGAGCCAGAGGAACTCAAAGTCACCTCTGAGGAAACAGATAGTCAGTCCAAGCCTCTTGCCAGAGGAACCAGAGGACGGAACGCCAAGCGCGAAAAAGAGCTCGAGCAGACTTCCGTGGTAGCACAGCCTGGAACCCCGCAGCTTACAAAAACTTTGAGGAGAGGCAGAAAGGTTGAGAAAAATGTTGATGGAGAAAATCTTCACCTAGTTGAAGCAGAAGCGCCACAGGCTTCTGAACCAGAGCAGATAAGTCAACCTGcttctgcaaaaacaaaacgAGCCATGCGAAAACCAAAGCAAGCGACACTTGAGCCTCCTCCCCCAGAGAACCAAGATGACCCAATTGAGACACCACTCAAAAAATCCCACAGAAGCAGCAGAGCAAAACCTGCCGAAGATGTTCCTATCTCAGAGGTGCCAGAAGATAAAACGGAAGATGAACACAAGCAACAAAGGGGGAGAAGAATAAAAACCAGTTTGAAAGATGTCGTGAAACAAGCCGTTCCGGTTAAGAGAGTGCGACGAGGGCTGGCCTCTGTCTGCGAGGAGGCCCCAAAAGCTCCAGAGTCAGCTTCAGCTCCAGCTTCAGTAGAACCAGTCAAAAGGGGGAGACGGCCAGTTGCTAAATCCTCAACAGAATTGGCTGAAATCGACAAAAGAGAGTCAAGTGCCACCAGCCATTCAAACGCCACTGTGCAAGAACCACAAAAAACAGTGAAATGGAACATGGAGGTCCAAGTCCAAGAGATCCCTAAAAGAGCCACGAGAGTAGTCAGAGGCAAGAGGTCAAACCCTCGTGTGCACACTGAGACGCAAAGCCAGTCTGAAAATGCAGATAAAACTGAAGATGACCTCCCAGAAAAAGCAGTGGAGCCTCAGCCTGCCAAGAGAGCTCGGCGAGGGGCAAAGGTCGCAAATGAGTCCACCAGCAAGGTCAACACTGATGAGACGGAGGCTCAGCCGAAAAACAGGAGAGGAAGATCAGCTAAGAAATGA